The proteins below are encoded in one region of Podarcis raffonei isolate rPodRaf1 chromosome 8, rPodRaf1.pri, whole genome shotgun sequence:
- the GJA4 gene encoding gap junction alpha-4 protein — MGDWGFLEKLLDQVQEHSTVIGKIWLTVLFIFRILILGLAGESVWGDEQSDFVCNTKQPGCPNVCYDKAFPISHVRYWVLQFLFVSTPTLVYLGHVIYLSRLEVKLKERESELRALQSKDYKVTAMLVAVEKKMAKICVAEDGRIKIRGPLMWTYTISVVFKSIFEAGFLLGQWYLYGFVMHARYVCQGDPCPHHVDCFMSRPTEKTIFILFMLVVGLISLVLNLLELFHLCCKSLLHNTKERDFCSPSSAPPMPCEANSFPNKLCGVPEEAYADKAFFYLPMNERPSPPYQAYNKLSSEQNWANFNTEETLALQGRNKPPDVFTTEAPIVHLSQERQSSRPSSSASKKQYV, encoded by the coding sequence ATGGGTGACTGGGGCTTCCTGGAGAAGTTACTGGACCAAGTGCAGGAGCACTCGACGGTCATCGGCAAAATCTGGTTGACAGTCCTCTTCATCTTCCGCATCTTGATCCTGGGCCTCGCCGGGGAGTCCGTGTGGGGAGATGAGCAGTCAGACTTTGTCTGCAACACCAAGCAGCCCGGCTGCCCCAACGTCTGCTATgacaaggctttccccatttcccaCGTCCGTTACTGGGTCCTGCAGTTCCTCTTTGTCAGCACACCCACCTTGGTCTACCTGGGGCACGTCATCTATCTCTCCCGGCTTGAGGTGAAGCTGAAGGAGCGGGAGAGTGAGCTCCGGGCTCTGCAGTCTAAGGATTACAAGGTGACAGCCATGCTGGTGGCGGTGGAGAAGAAGATGGCCAAGATCTGCGTGGCGGAGGATGGGAGGATTAAAATCCGCGGGCCTCTGATGTGGACCTACACCATTAGTGTGGTCTTCAAGAGCATCTTTGAGGCTGGCTTCCTCCTTGGCCAGTGGTACCTATATGGTTTTGTAATGCATGCCCGCTATGTCTGTCAGGGGGACCCGTGCCCACACCATGTGGACTGCTTTATGTCCCGCCCCACTGAAAAAACTATCTTCATCCTCTTCATGCTGGTGGTGGGCTTGATCTCCCTCGTTCTCAACCTTCTGGAGCTATTCCACCTCTGCTGCAAGAGCCTGCTGCACAACACCAAGGAAAGAGACTTCTGTTCCCCCTCCTCTGCTCCTCCCATGCCCTGTGAGGCCAACAGCTTCCCCAACAAGCTTTGCGGTGTGCCTGAGGAGGCTTATGCCGACAAGGCTTTCTTCTACCTCCCAATGAATGAGAGGCCTTCTCCGCCCTACCAGGCATACAACAAACTTTCCAGTGAGCAGAACTGGGCCAACTTCAACACAGAAGAAACCTTggccttgcaaggcaggaataagCCCCCTGACGTCTTTACCACGGAAGCCCCCATAGTCCATCTCTCCCAGGAAAGGCAGTCGAGCCGGCCTAGCAGCAGTGCTTCCAAGAAGCAATATGTCTAG
- the GJB3 gene encoding gap junction beta-3 protein, translated as MDWKTLQGLLSGVNKYSTAFGRIWLSVVFVFRVLVYVVAAERVWGDEQKEFDCNHRQPGCTNVCFDHYFPISHTRLWALQLIFVTCPSLLVIMHVAYREDRERKNRLKNGENCPKLYSDTGKKHGGLWWTYVLTLFFKLAIEIVFLYLLHRIWESFDMPKLVKCDLKPCPNVVDCYIARPTEKKIFTYFMVGASAFCIVLIVCEIVYLICKRVFRSIQKCQKKKRSLTYSKASTCQCHARLDQPHYGKGKHTQVEALRASAPNLTLI; from the coding sequence ATGGACTGGAAGACCCTACAGGGCCTGCTGAGCGGGGTGAACAAATACTCCACCGCTTTTGGGCGCATCTGGCTCTCCGTTGTCTTTGTCTTCCGAGTCCTGGTTTATGTGGTGGCTGCTGAGCGAGTGTGGGGGGATGAGCAGAAGGAGTTTGATTGCAACCACCGTCAGCCTGGATGCACCAACGTCTGCTTTGACCACTACTTCCCCATCTCCCACACCCGGCTGTGGGCCCTGCAGCTTATCTTTGTCACCTGCCCTTCGCTGCTGGTTATAATGCATGTGGCCTACCGCGAGGACAGGGAGAGGAAAAACCGGTTAAAGAATGGAGAGAACTGCCCCAAACTCTACAGCGACACTGGCAAGAAACATGGTGGCCTCTGGTGGACTTATGTTCTCACCCTCTTCTTCAAGTTGGCTATCGAGATCGTCTTCCTCTACCTCCTGCATAGGATATGGGAGAGCTTTGACATGCCCAAGCTGGTCAAGTGCGATCTGAAGCCTTGCCCCAATGTAGTGGACTGCTACATCGCTCGGCCAACGGAGAAGAAGATTTTCACCTACTTCATGGTTGGGGCGTCTGCCTTCTGCATCGTCCTCATCGTCTGCGAGATTGTCTACCTCATCTGCAAGCGGGTGTTCCGCTCGATACAGAagtgccagaagaagaagaggtcgcTCACCTACAGCAAGGCATCCACCTGCCAGTGCCATGCAAGACTGGACCAACCACATTATGGGAAAGGGAAGCACACACAGGTGGAGGCCCTCAGAGCCTCCGCACCTAACCTGACTTTGATCTGA